From one Triticum urartu cultivar G1812 chromosome 3, Tu2.1, whole genome shotgun sequence genomic stretch:
- the LOC125544572 gene encoding uncharacterized protein LOC125544572, with product MAASFLRPLLPPKPFLSTPKPQVPIAPITAVRCTAAPKPTTSTPKPAQQEGNQDEEQEPTPDEADANPHRIPDDETPPSATATTSFSVVRRVPSAISTDGRLRRTALTQEEPPNYEIGWKRTKNLPLEKPKGWAIADFLEKLEGLMERGRYGSGALLGTVAGVVTERAREEAEILMAEGGVDERVATELFRVLRLVEMDVEMVKAAVKEETVKERVETARARCRQAILVALSL from the coding sequence ATGGCCGCCTCCTTCCTCCGCCCTCTCCTCCCTCCCAAACCTTTCCTCTCCACTCCCAAACCACAAGTCCCTATCGCCCCCATCACTGCCGTACGCTGCACCGCGGCGCCCAAACCGACCACCTCCACCCCAAAGCCCGCCCAGCAAGAGGGCAACCAGGACGAGGAGCAAGAACCCACTCCCGACGAGGCCGACGCCAACCCCCACCGCATCCCCGACGACGAGACCCCGCCGTCGGCGACGGCGACCACCTCCTTCTCGGTGGTCCGGCGCGTGCCGTCGGCCATCTCGACGGACGGACGCCTCCGCCGGACGGCGCTGACGCAGGAGGAGCCGCCCAACTACGAGATCGGGTGGAAGCGCACCAAGAATCTCCCCCTGGAGAAGCCCAAGGGGTGGGCCATCGCCGACTTTCTGGAGAAGCTGGAGGGGCTGATGGAGCGCGGGCGGTACGGGTCGGGCGCGCTGCTGGGCACGGTGGCGGGCGTGGTGACGGAGCGCGCCCGGGAGGAGGCGGAGATCCTGATGGCCGAGGGCGGCGTGGACGAGCGCGTGGCGACGGAGCTCTTCCGCGTGCTGCGGCTGGTGGAGATGGACGTCGAGATGGTCAAAGCCGCCGTCAAGGAGGAGACCGTCAAGGAGCGCGTCGAGACGGCGCGCGCGCGGTGCCGCCAGGCCATCCTCGTCGCGCTCTCGCTGTGA